The Paracoccus liaowanqingii genome window below encodes:
- a CDS encoding tripartite tricarboxylate transporter permease, with protein sequence MDTFYLLLGGLGTAMEPMNLMFALIGVMLGTAVGVMPGIGPALTVALLLPVSLSFGATGSMIMFAGIYYGGMYGGAISSILLNTPGETASIMTAVEGNRMAKRGAGGKALGAAAIGSFVGGSIATLGLAVVAPLMVAVALSFGTAEYFALMVLSFLTVSAAFGGSVVRGLTALFIGLTIGMVGTDKLTGQVRLAFGVPEMSDNISIAIVAVGLFAIGETMFLASQRINHLTKAEKMKGSVWLNMHDLKRCFRPFLRGTGLGFLFGPLPTGGAEIPTFLSYTTERRLATGEARRDFDEGRGAIEGVAGPEAANNASAAGTLIPLLTLGLPTSATAAMMLAGFQQYGLQPGPLLFTNSAELVWGLVGSLFIANLMLVVLNVPFIGIWVKLLAIPRPWLYAGILTFATLGIVGAQGSAFALILLLGFGLVGFVMRRFGYPLAPALVGAILGPLAEEQLRRGLMINQGDWTFLFTSWIALLIYAIAILSIFGPRVWALARRRKPVSL encoded by the coding sequence ATGGACACATTTTACCTTCTTCTGGGCGGCCTCGGCACGGCGATGGAGCCGATGAACCTGATGTTCGCGCTGATCGGCGTGATGCTGGGCACCGCCGTGGGCGTCATGCCCGGCATCGGCCCGGCCCTGACGGTCGCGCTGCTGCTGCCGGTCAGCCTGTCCTTCGGCGCGACCGGATCGATGATCATGTTCGCCGGCATCTACTACGGCGGCATGTACGGGGGCGCGATCTCGTCGATCCTTCTCAACACGCCCGGAGAGACCGCCTCGATCATGACCGCGGTCGAGGGCAACCGCATGGCCAAGCGCGGCGCGGGCGGCAAGGCCCTGGGCGCGGCCGCCATCGGCTCCTTCGTCGGCGGATCCATCGCGACGCTTGGTCTGGCGGTGGTGGCACCCCTGATGGTCGCGGTCGCGCTGTCCTTCGGGACGGCGGAATACTTCGCGCTGATGGTGCTGTCCTTCCTGACCGTCTCGGCGGCCTTCGGCGGCTCGGTCGTGCGTGGCCTGACGGCGCTGTTCATCGGCCTGACCATCGGCATGGTCGGCACCGACAAGCTGACGGGACAGGTGCGCCTGGCCTTCGGCGTCCCCGAGATGAGCGACAACATCTCGATCGCCATCGTGGCCGTGGGCCTCTTCGCCATCGGCGAGACGATGTTTTTGGCCTCGCAGCGCATCAACCACCTGACCAAGGCCGAGAAGATGAAGGGCTCGGTCTGGCTGAACATGCATGACCTGAAGCGCTGCTTCCGGCCCTTCCTGCGCGGCACGGGCCTGGGCTTCCTGTTCGGCCCGCTGCCGACCGGCGGCGCCGAGATCCCGACCTTCCTCTCCTACACGACCGAGCGCCGCCTGGCGACCGGCGAGGCGCGGCGCGACTTCGACGAGGGCCGCGGCGCCATCGAGGGCGTGGCCGGACCCGAGGCCGCCAACAACGCCTCGGCTGCGGGCACGCTGATCCCGCTGCTGACGTTGGGCCTGCCGACCTCGGCCACGGCGGCGATGATGCTGGCGGGCTTCCAGCAATACGGGCTGCAGCCCGGTCCGCTGCTGTTCACCAACAGCGCCGAACTGGTCTGGGGCCTTGTCGGCAGTCTGTTCATCGCGAACCTGATGCTGGTGGTGCTGAACGTCCCGTTCATCGGCATCTGGGTCAAGCTTCTGGCGATCCCGCGCCCCTGGCTCTACGCGGGCATCCTGACCTTCGCGACGCTCGGCATCGTGGGCGCGCAGGGCTCGGCCTTCGCGCTGATCCTGCTTCTGGGCTTCGGACTGGTGGGCTTCGTGATGCGGCGCTTCGGCTATCCGCTGGCGCCCGCGCTGGTCGGCGCGATCCTGGGCCCACTGGCCGAGGAGCAGCTGCGCCGCGGCCTGATGATCAACCAGGGGGACTGGACCTTCCTCTTCACCTCGTGGATCGCGCTGCTCATTTATGCGATCGCGATCCTGTCGATCTTCGGCCCGCGGGTCTGGGCCCTGGCGCGCCGCCGCAAGCCGGTGTCGCTCTGA
- a CDS encoding tripartite tricarboxylate transporter TctB family protein yields MSVDRTEAAGETRLSAEPDIRLHGEDEVGQASGRRDLAGLGIALALFALAAVIYSDASGYPVRRSYAQFGPEIVPFIVAFGILVLAGLTALSAWRGGFETREPLNWGGVIWLVAAIVIEIIMLYSGTGFIPASTVLFAFAARAFGQTTHLLNVAIGAVMSTLLFLLFRYGLGLALPNGPLEQVIDQLFR; encoded by the coding sequence ATGTCGGTCGACAGGACAGAGGCAGCCGGGGAAACCCGGCTGTCCGCCGAACCCGACATCCGCCTGCATGGCGAGGACGAGGTGGGCCAGGCCAGCGGACGCCGCGATCTGGCCGGTCTGGGCATCGCGCTGGCGCTGTTCGCGCTGGCCGCCGTCATTTATTCCGACGCCTCCGGCTATCCGGTGCGCCGCTCCTACGCGCAGTTCGGACCCGAGATCGTGCCGTTCATCGTGGCCTTCGGCATCCTGGTGCTGGCCGGGCTGACCGCGCTCAGCGCCTGGCGCGGCGGGTTCGAGACGCGCGAGCCCCTGAACTGGGGCGGCGTGATCTGGCTGGTCGCCGCCATCGTGATCGAGATCATCATGCTCTATTCCGGTACGGGCTTCATCCCGGCCTCGACGGTGCTCTTCGCCTTTGCGGCGCGCGCCTTCGGACAGACGACGCATCTTCTGAACGTGGCCATCGGTGCGGTCATGTCCACCCTTCTGTTCCTGCTGTTCCGCTATGGCCTGGGCCTTGCCCTGCCGAACGGTCCGCTGGAACAGGTCATCGACCAACTCTTCCGGTAG
- a CDS encoding Bug family tripartite tricarboxylate transporter substrate binding protein translates to MKKLGIAAVLSATLMAPAAMAELSELRIMAPAGPGGGWDQTARSIQSTLQAEGLVSNIQVENVAGAGGTIGLQQFVNRSSGDPAATIVGGYVMVGAVIANDSPVSLTDVTPLARLTGEYVVVVAGADSPINNAEDLAAALAEDAGSVTWAGGSAGGVDHIAAGLFAQAADVDPATINYIPYSGGGEALAAILGGQVTVGVSGFSEFSAQIEAGSVKVIGITAPERQDYLDAPTFAEQGYDVEVQNWRMIAGAPGITDEQKAELVGTIETMAGSEAWAEVLASRGWVDTFLAGDEFTDYLNGEIEATAAILTELGITE, encoded by the coding sequence TGTCCTGTCGGCCACGCTGATGGCCCCTGCGGCCATGGCCGAACTGTCCGAGCTGCGCATCATGGCGCCGGCGGGCCCCGGCGGCGGATGGGACCAGACCGCGCGCTCGATCCAGTCGACCCTGCAGGCCGAGGGCCTGGTGTCGAACATCCAGGTCGAGAACGTCGCCGGCGCCGGCGGCACCATCGGCCTGCAGCAGTTCGTCAACCGCTCCAGCGGCGATCCGGCGGCGACCATCGTCGGCGGCTACGTGATGGTCGGCGCGGTCATCGCCAACGACTCGCCCGTCTCGCTGACCGACGTGACGCCCCTGGCCCGCCTGACCGGCGAATATGTCGTGGTCGTGGCCGGGGCCGACAGCCCGATCAACAATGCCGAGGATCTGGCCGCGGCGCTGGCCGAGGATGCGGGCTCGGTCACCTGGGCCGGCGGTTCGGCGGGCGGCGTCGACCACATCGCGGCGGGCCTCTTCGCGCAGGCGGCGGATGTCGATCCCGCGACGATCAACTACATCCCCTATTCGGGCGGCGGCGAGGCGCTGGCCGCGATCCTGGGCGGCCAGGTCACCGTGGGCGTGTCGGGATTCTCCGAATTCTCGGCGCAGATCGAGGCCGGCTCGGTCAAGGTCATCGGCATCACCGCGCCCGAGCGTCAGGACTATCTGGACGCGCCGACCTTCGCCGAGCAGGGCTATGACGTCGAGGTGCAGAACTGGCGGATGATCGCGGGCGCGCCCGGCATCACCGACGAGCAGAAGGCCGAACTGGTCGGCACCATCGAGACGATGGCCGGATCGGAAGCCTGGGCCGAGGTGCTGGCCTCGCGCGGATGGGTCGACACCTTCCTGGCCGGCGACGAGTTCACCGACTATCTGAACGGCGAGATCGAGGCCACCGCCGCGATCCTGACCGAGCTCGGGATCACCGAGTGA